Genomic window (Theileria annulata chromosome 4, complete sequence, *** SEQUENCING IN PROGRESS ***):
TATACACAATTAACCCTAATCTTTGATATTCCATTATGTAATTTGtctataaataatttttatacataattCTTTAGGGTCGTGGTCCCAAGAAACATATGAAGCGTATTAACGCTCCATCCCACTGGATGTTGGACAAGCTTACAGGAAAGTATGCACCGAAGGCCTCTCCAGGACCACATAAATCGCGCGAATGTTTGCCCCTCCTAGTTTTACTCAGAAATCGTCTGAAATACGCACTAACCTACGATgaagtaaaattaatagtaaAGCAGAGACTGGTGAAGGTGGATGGGAAAGTCAGAACTGACATCACATACCCAACGGGATTTATGGACGTAGTTTCACTTGATAAGACGAATGAGAAGTTTAGAATGCTTTATGACACTAAGGGGCGCTTTTGCCCACACAAGATCACAGACGAGGAGGCCACGTACAAGCTTTGTAGAGTAAAGAAAACATTCCTGGGACCAAAGGAAGTAAACTTGGCTGTAACTCACGACGGAAGGACATTCAGGTGTGTCCACCCTGAAGTAAAGGCTGGAGACTCACTGAG
Coding sequences:
- a CDS encoding 40s ribosomal protein s4, putative; translated protein: MKRINAPSHWMLDKLTGKYAPKASPGPHKSRECLPLLVLLRNRLKYALTYDEVKLIVKQRLVKVDGKVRTDITYPTGFMDVVSLDKTNEKFRMLYDTKGRFCPHKITDEEATYKLCRVKKTFLGPKEVNLAVTHDGRTFRCVHPEVKAGDSLRVEVSTGKVLEFLKFEPGNLVMITGGHNVGRVGTVVSKEKHPGSFDLVHVKDSQDSTFSTRSTNVFVIGVGTKSYVSLPAERGLRKTIIEQRNERLAKSLRH